A single window of Hirundo rustica isolate bHirRus1 chromosome 16, bHirRus1.pri.v3, whole genome shotgun sequence DNA harbors:
- the SRMS gene encoding tyrosine-protein kinase Srms, translated as MEQFVRKRLTFLTSFWNKLRPRSVTESCSLGYLGSDSVSLSSEATSISVIPKSSLCIALYAFTARSAEELSVSAGDKLRVLREEGEYVLARRLLGEPATGYVPAAYVANLSQGTSAHRPWYFSKISRNEAEQLLLSPPNQHGSFLVRDSESSKGEYSLSVRNHTKVSHFRICKSPRGSLYIQRGHPFPNMEELLAFYTEHWKVIQSPLLQPCSPATPPERDGWERPRWEFTLRRKLGEGYFGEVWEGLWRNTVPVAIKIIKADMKAEDFTKEIQNLKRLRHEKLIQLHAVCSLEEPVYIITELMRKGNLHSYLNSPEGKSLGTSHLLNIACQVADGMRYLEEKHIVHRDLAARNILVGEELTCKIADFGLARLLKDDIYSTSSSTKIPVKWTAPEAANYRTYSLKSDVWSYGILLYEVFTYGQIPYEGMTNQETVRQITRGYRLPRPSPCPPEIYSIMLECWSGNTEERPTFLALREKLGFIYRRLLSSLS; from the exons ATGGAGCAGTTCGTCAGGAAGCGCCTGACCTTCCTGACATCCTTCTGGAATAAGCTCCGTCCCCGCTCCGTGACGGAGAGCTGCTCGCTGGGGTATCTTGGCTCTGATTCCGTTTCGCTGAGCTCGGAGGCGACTTCCATTTCCGTCATCCCCAAGTCCTCTCTCTGTATCGCTTTGTACGCTTTCACAGCCCGCAGCGCCGAGGAGCTGAGCGTAAGCGCAGGGGACAAACTGCGCGTCCTCAGGGAAGAGGGCGAGTATGTCCTCGCCCGGCGGCTGCTGGGGGAGCCGGCCACGGGCTACGTCCCTGCTGCCTACGTGGCCAACCTCAGCCAGGGCACCTCCGCTCACCGCCC ctggTACTTCAGCAAGATCAGCCGAAatgaagcagagcagctcctcctctcccctcccaacCAGCACGGCTCCTTCCTCGTCCGGGACAGCGAGAGCAGCAAGGGAGAATACTCCCTCTCAG TGCGCAACCACACCAAAGTCAGCCACTTCCGAATCTGCAAGAGCCCCAGGGGCAGCCTCTACATCCAGAGGGGACATCCCTTCCCCAACATGGAGGAGCTCCTCGCCTTCTACACGGAGCACTGGAAGGTGATCCAGAGCccgctgctgcagccctgcagccccgcG ACTCCCCCCGAGAGGGACGGCTGGGAGCGCCCGCGCTGGGAGTTCACCCTGCGGAGGAAGCTGGGAGAGGGCTACTTCGGAGAGgtgtgggaagggctgtggaggAACACTGTGCCCGTGGCCATCAAGATCATTAAAG CTGACATGAAAGCAGAAGACTTCACCAAGGAGATTCAGAACCTGAAGCGCCTGAGGCATGAAAAGCTGATCCAGCTGCACGCCGTGTGCTCCCTGGAGGAGCCCGTGTACATCATCACCGAGCTCATGCGCAAAGGCAACCTCCACAGCTACCTCAACA GTCCTGAAGGGAAGTCCCTGGGCACCTCTCACCTGCTCAACATCGCCTGCCAAGTGGCAGATGGGATGAGGTACCTGGAGGAAAAGCACATCGTCCACCGGGATCTGGCAGCCAGAAACATCCTGGTTGGAGAGGAACTCACCTGCAAAATCGCTGATTTTGGGCTTGCCCGGCTCCTCAAG GATGACATTTattccaccagcagcagcactaaAATCCCGGTGAAGTGGACGGCCCCGGAGGCAGCCAACTACCGCACCTACTCCCTCAAGTCCGACGTCTGGTCCTATGGGATTCTGCTCTACGAAGTCTTCACGTATGGACAGATCCCGTATGAAG GAATGACAAACCAAGAAACTGTTCGGCAAATCACCAGGGGCTACCGCCTCCCCCGGCCCAGCCCCTGTCCTCCCGAGATCTACAGCATCATGCTGGAGTGCTGGAGTGGCAACACGGAGGAGCGTCCCACCTTCCTGGCCCTGCGGGAGAAGCTGGGCTTCATCTACCGGCGGCTGCTCAGCTCCCTCTCCTGA